A region from the Nonlabens sp. YIK11 genome encodes:
- a CDS encoding TonB-dependent receptor, with translation MKIFTFLLLLIVTASTLNAQQIQVLDAVSGEPIASVAIYNKDKQKSIITNIDGFASLDKFSETESIYFQTFAFKTLKTTKEKLSTNDYKVKLEPRSEAMNAVVLSISKFQQRQQDIPQSVVSTRKEEIVFQNPQTSADLLQQTGQVYVQKSQQGGGSPLIRGFSTNRLLLTVDGVRMNTAIFRGGNLQNVISIDPLSVERTEVILGPGSVVYGSDAIGGVMNFFTLSPQFSDTETAADFSGNGILRFATANNEKTGHVDFNYGTSNFASATSISINSFDDLKMGSNGPDDYLRERYAARRNGQDVVIENKDPEVQVPTGYDQINLLQKFSYKPSLYWKLDLGLIYTATSDYSRYDALDRFRESGNPRNAEWYYGPQKWLMVNAKAQHRGSGTWYDKMIITQAFQRFDESRNARSFQSPDLFENVEQVDAWSTSVDFERRNREDNILFYGAEYVHNKVGSTGSVFDIETRQRTDAATRYPDGSTWQSLAAYVSYQWKVASNFTVQSGARYNHIWLDADFDNTFFNFPFDDAMVNTGALTGGIGATYLPDPSLELRANLSTAFRAPNIDDVGKIFDPSPGTVIVPNPDLESEYSYNAELGLKKRIGDDLTVEVAGYYTILKDALVPRDFTLNGEDMIVYQGELSQVRAIQNSERSEIYGIELGLDYKLSDYFKLYGHYTWLDGKQEEEDGSEVAVRHVAPAFGDAHVVYDQGKFKLDAFTIFNGQFDFDELAPDQQDRDYLYASDANGNPFSPSWYTVNLRSQYQFTDSLSAIATLENITDQRYRTYSSGIAAAGRNLILALNYSF, from the coding sequence GTGAAAATTTTTACATTCCTGCTTCTTCTTATAGTTACAGCATCAACGCTCAACGCACAGCAAATCCAAGTTTTAGATGCCGTCTCTGGTGAGCCTATTGCTAGTGTTGCGATTTATAATAAAGACAAACAAAAATCCATCATCACTAACATTGATGGTTTTGCAAGTCTTGACAAGTTTTCTGAAACAGAAAGCATCTACTTTCAAACCTTCGCCTTCAAGACGTTGAAAACCACAAAGGAAAAACTATCTACTAATGACTACAAGGTAAAACTAGAGCCAAGGTCTGAAGCGATGAATGCCGTGGTTCTTTCGATTTCAAAATTTCAGCAACGACAACAGGATATACCACAATCGGTCGTGAGTACCAGAAAGGAAGAAATCGTCTTCCAAAACCCACAAACCAGTGCAGATTTGTTGCAGCAAACCGGTCAGGTGTATGTTCAAAAAAGCCAGCAAGGTGGCGGCAGCCCATTGATAAGAGGCTTTTCTACCAACAGATTGCTACTCACGGTTGACGGTGTGCGTATGAATACGGCCATTTTTCGCGGTGGTAATCTTCAAAACGTCATCTCCATAGATCCATTGAGCGTGGAGCGGACTGAGGTGATTCTAGGACCAGGCAGTGTTGTTTATGGTAGCGATGCTATAGGTGGCGTCATGAATTTCTTCACGCTGTCCCCTCAATTTTCAGATACTGAAACCGCTGCTGACTTTTCAGGAAACGGCATTTTACGTTTTGCAACTGCAAACAATGAAAAGACAGGTCACGTAGATTTTAATTACGGCACTTCAAATTTTGCAAGTGCTACCAGCATTAGCATCAATTCGTTTGATGATTTAAAAATGGGATCCAATGGTCCTGATGACTATTTGCGAGAACGTTATGCCGCACGCCGCAACGGTCAAGATGTTGTGATAGAAAATAAAGATCCTGAGGTGCAGGTACCTACGGGTTATGACCAGATCAATCTGCTGCAAAAATTCAGTTATAAACCTAGTCTGTACTGGAAGCTGGATCTAGGATTGATTTACACAGCAACTTCAGACTATAGCCGCTATGATGCTTTGGATCGCTTTCGCGAAAGCGGAAACCCAAGAAATGCAGAGTGGTATTATGGGCCTCAAAAGTGGTTGATGGTTAATGCCAAAGCCCAGCACCGCGGTAGTGGTACCTGGTATGATAAAATGATCATTACTCAGGCATTCCAAAGGTTTGATGAGAGTCGCAATGCCCGCAGTTTTCAATCACCTGATCTTTTTGAAAATGTTGAACAAGTCGATGCCTGGAGCACTTCAGTGGATTTTGAGCGCCGTAATCGTGAGGATAACATCTTGTTTTATGGTGCAGAATATGTTCATAATAAAGTCGGCTCAACCGGTAGTGTCTTTGACATTGAGACCAGACAAAGGACAGATGCTGCCACAAGATATCCAGACGGTTCTACCTGGCAATCCCTGGCGGCTTACGTAAGCTATCAATGGAAAGTGGCTTCTAATTTCACCGTACAATCTGGCGCTCGATATAATCATATCTGGCTGGATGCAGACTTTGACAATACTTTTTTCAATTTCCCATTTGATGATGCCATGGTCAATACTGGTGCATTAACCGGCGGCATAGGCGCAACTTATCTGCCAGATCCTAGCCTAGAATTGCGAGCTAATTTAAGCACAGCCTTTAGAGCGCCTAATATTGATGATGTAGGTAAGATTTTTGATCCTAGTCCAGGCACAGTGATCGTACCCAATCCAGACCTGGAATCTGAATATTCCTATAATGCAGAATTAGGTCTCAAGAAACGCATAGGCGATGATTTGACGGTAGAAGTAGCTGGCTATTACACCATTTTAAAGGATGCTTTGGTTCCCAGAGATTTCACACTCAATGGTGAGGACATGATTGTGTATCAAGGAGAATTAAGCCAAGTGCGAGCGATTCAAAATTCAGAACGCTCTGAAATTTACGGTATTGAATTAGGTCTCGATTACAAATTGTCTGATTATTTTAAGCTGTACGGTCACTACACCTGGCTGGATGGAAAACAGGAAGAAGAAGATGGCAGTGAGGTTGCCGTTAGACATGTGGCACCAGCTTTTGGTGATGCGCACGTGGTTTATGATCAAGGCAAATTCAAGCTGGACGCATTCACCATTTTCAATGGTCAGTTTGATTTTGATGAGTTGGCACCAGACCAACAGGATAGGGATTATCTATATGCCAGTGATGCCAATGGGAATCCGTTTTCTCCTTCATGGTACACGGTCAACCTAAGATCGCAATATCAGTTTACGGATAGCTTAAGTGCGATTGCCACCTTAGAAAATATCACAGACCAGCGCTATAGAACGTACTCTTCTGGAATAGCGGCTGCTGGGCGCAACTTGATACTCGCTCTTAATTATTCATTCTAG
- the recO gene encoding DNA repair protein RecO, whose product MIVRTPAIVLSTIKYGEADLIARIYTKKLGTQSYMLKGICKSRKGKLRVSLFQPLTQLEIQTQHKGKGTLEYIKEASTAYTYVNIPVDVAKSCVALFFGEVLSQLLTEQQPDEQLFDYLSTIFEYLDQTDHVANFTIKTLLDMSELMGFGMDRSTMDFPYFNVLDGSFDNHGMQPHHLNEEESSLFKLFIGTNFDAIHSIKINRNQRTALLNLVLDYFKIHLHSFKKPNSLDILKQLFDS is encoded by the coding sequence ATGATCGTTCGCACACCGGCTATTGTACTATCAACCATCAAATATGGTGAGGCAGATCTTATCGCGAGAATCTATACCAAGAAGCTAGGAACCCAAAGCTATATGCTTAAGGGAATTTGTAAATCCCGTAAGGGAAAGCTGCGAGTTTCTCTGTTTCAGCCATTGACGCAATTGGAGATCCAGACGCAACATAAAGGAAAAGGAACTTTGGAATATATCAAGGAAGCTTCAACCGCATATACTTACGTGAATATCCCGGTTGATGTGGCAAAAAGTTGTGTGGCTCTTTTTTTTGGAGAAGTACTCTCACAATTGTTGACGGAGCAACAGCCAGATGAGCAGTTGTTTGATTATTTAAGTACCATTTTTGAATATCTGGATCAGACAGATCATGTGGCCAACTTTACCATCAAAACCTTGCTGGATATGAGCGAGTTAATGGGATTTGGAATGGATCGATCGACTATGGATTTCCCATACTTTAATGTGCTGGACGGCAGCTTTGACAATCATGGAATGCAACCGCATCATTTAAATGAAGAAGAAAGTTCTTTGTTCAAGCTGTTCATTGGTACAAATTTTGATGCTATCCATTCCATCAAAATCAACCGAAACCAACGTACGGCGCTTCTTAATCTTGTGCTGGATTACTTTAAAATCCACCTGCACAGCTTTAAAAAACCCAACTCGTTAGACATCTTGAAACAGCTTTTCGATTCGTGA
- a CDS encoding T9SS type A sorting domain-containing protein, producing the protein MKIRLLFLLLFTSLASSQDFSSQWTGLFSFTRIIDVEQTDERIYAASENAVFVYDILSRTFTTITTVNGLSGDPISQIYYRESDDQLVIGYEDGLLQIVQDDVVLDIVAIRDKQVINPDRKRINEFKANDQLLYIATDFGIAIYDLDRLEFNDTYFIGDNGAQLRIKSIEIFDGFLYAASTGDGIRRADISDPFLIDFTNWSQTNMGSYDEVVALDSQIYAVDTAGFLFRFAATSFVSTGYRFPSRSVDATVTNNQLTVTGSNFLQIIDDNENLLNDVRDINGEAYVFTAGDSNGDNIYIGTTSNGLVRLDRKDFSTAEFIVADGPSRNRAFSLTTAPNTLWVGYGDYDLFFNPFPLEQFGVSRLVEEEWTNFTFDEVLNINSISSITIHPEIQAEVYINSMHNGVLEFVDGMAETLYGVNNSSLTSILPPATDFVRIPDSRFDREGNLWVLASLVDETLNRRSPTGQWTAIDVSQFVPTISETGGATKMAITNAGNIIFGTVDFGVIAFDPAENKFGDLREDIQEGNLVSNYVSEVTLDLNEQLWIGSNRGLRVLFNANSILSENPPDARPIIIEDQNGIPRELLKDEAILDIEVDGNNRKWVATASSGAFLFSPSGQETIFQFTKDNSPLPSNGVNDIAIDNTTGRVYFATDNGIVAFQGDRTSQPAEDLENVFAFPNPVKPGFDGNVTIDGLTDRARIKITDIEGNLVFEVVSQGGSVQWDTTSFNGNRVASGVYMLLISTDDNVETTVSKIMIIR; encoded by the coding sequence ATGAAAATTAGATTACTGTTTTTATTACTGTTTACCAGCCTTGCTTCTTCACAGGATTTTAGCAGTCAATGGACGGGACTTTTCTCCTTTACTCGCATCATAGATGTTGAGCAAACGGATGAACGTATTTATGCGGCGAGTGAGAATGCGGTTTTCGTTTATGATATCCTTTCTCGCACGTTCACCACGATCACAACGGTAAATGGCTTGAGTGGAGACCCTATTTCGCAAATTTATTATCGAGAAAGCGATGACCAATTGGTCATAGGGTATGAAGATGGTTTATTGCAAATCGTACAAGACGATGTCGTTCTGGATATAGTGGCGATAAGAGATAAACAGGTCATCAATCCTGACCGTAAACGCATCAATGAATTTAAGGCAAATGACCAGTTGCTGTATATCGCTACAGATTTTGGCATCGCTATTTACGATCTAGATCGATTGGAATTTAATGACACCTATTTCATAGGTGACAATGGCGCCCAATTGCGTATTAAGTCCATTGAAATATTTGATGGGTTTCTATATGCAGCAAGTACTGGTGACGGCATACGTCGCGCTGATATTTCAGACCCTTTTTTGATTGACTTTACCAATTGGTCCCAAACCAATATGGGTTCCTATGATGAGGTTGTAGCGCTGGATTCTCAGATTTATGCCGTTGACACGGCAGGTTTTTTATTCAGGTTTGCCGCGACTTCTTTTGTTTCTACAGGATACCGTTTTCCATCACGCAGTGTTGACGCGACAGTGACAAATAACCAGCTCACCGTGACTGGATCTAATTTTTTACAGATCATTGATGACAACGAGAACCTACTAAATGACGTTAGAGATATTAATGGTGAGGCCTATGTCTTTACCGCAGGAGATTCTAATGGAGATAATATATACATAGGAACGACCTCAAATGGATTGGTACGACTGGACCGTAAAGATTTCTCTACTGCCGAGTTTATTGTGGCAGATGGACCATCACGCAATCGCGCTTTTTCACTTACCACAGCGCCTAATACGTTATGGGTAGGTTATGGCGACTATGATTTGTTTTTTAACCCATTCCCGTTAGAGCAGTTTGGTGTTAGTAGATTAGTAGAAGAAGAATGGACCAATTTCACCTTTGATGAGGTACTTAACATCAATAGTATTTCCAGCATCACGATCCATCCAGAAATTCAAGCTGAAGTATATATCAACAGCATGCACAACGGTGTGTTGGAATTTGTGGACGGCATGGCAGAAACATTGTATGGAGTTAACAACAGTTCTTTGACCAGCATATTGCCACCAGCGACCGACTTTGTACGTATTCCAGATAGCAGATTTGATAGAGAAGGTAATCTTTGGGTTCTTGCAAGTCTAGTGGACGAGACACTCAACCGTCGTTCTCCAACAGGTCAATGGACAGCCATCGACGTTTCTCAATTTGTTCCTACAATTAGTGAAACTGGTGGTGCGACAAAAATGGCAATTACTAATGCAGGGAACATCATATTCGGTACGGTAGATTTTGGTGTTATTGCTTTTGATCCTGCAGAGAATAAATTTGGTGACCTTAGAGAAGATATTCAAGAAGGCAATCTTGTGAGCAATTATGTGAGCGAGGTGACTCTAGATTTAAACGAGCAATTGTGGATAGGTAGCAATCGAGGATTGCGTGTACTCTTTAATGCTAATAGCATACTGTCTGAGAACCCACCAGATGCGAGACCCATAATCATTGAGGATCAAAACGGAATCCCACGAGAATTGCTCAAGGATGAAGCCATTCTAGATATTGAGGTGGATGGAAATAATAGAAAATGGGTTGCGACTGCAAGCTCTGGAGCATTTTTATTCTCACCATCAGGCCAGGAAACTATCTTTCAATTTACTAAGGATAATTCACCGCTACCTTCCAATGGCGTAAACGATATTGCTATTGATAATACTACTGGCCGCGTCTATTTTGCAACAGATAATGGTATTGTAGCCTTTCAAGGTGATCGCACCAGCCAACCGGCAGAGGATCTCGAAAATGTCTTTGCATTTCCCAATCCTGTAAAACCTGGTTTTGATGGCAATGTTACCATAGATGGACTTACTGATCGTGCACGCATCAAGATCACTGATATTGAAGGTAATCTCGTTTTTGAAGTCGTATCGCAAGGTGGTAGTGTCCAGTGGGACACCACGAGCTTTAACGGCAACCGCGTTGCTTCTGGAGTATATATGCTGCTCATTTCTACTGATGATAATGTGGAAACTACGGTTTCCAAAATCATGATTATTCGCTAG
- a CDS encoding glycosyltransferase family 2 protein, which produces MINNQKIVVVLPAYNAEKTLEKTFNEIPFDIVDEVILVDDHSTDRTTDFARKLGIKNILRHKQNKGYGANQKSCYNAALELNADIVIMLHPDYQYTPKLIHSMAFLIANDVYKVVLGSRILGNGALNGGMPLYKYVANRWLTLFQNILMNQKLAEYHTGYRAFSKSILQKINFDKNSDDFIFDNQLLAQICMMNYEIAEITCPTKYFEEASSINFSRSVKYGIGVIEVSIRYFLHRNFKVKSLIFLND; this is translated from the coding sequence ATGATAAACAATCAAAAGATAGTTGTGGTGCTTCCTGCTTACAACGCAGAAAAGACACTTGAAAAAACATTCAACGAAATTCCATTTGACATTGTTGATGAGGTCATATTAGTGGATGATCATAGTACTGATAGAACGACTGACTTTGCTAGAAAATTAGGAATTAAAAATATACTAAGACACAAGCAGAATAAAGGATATGGTGCTAATCAAAAGAGTTGTTACAATGCCGCTTTAGAACTAAACGCTGACATCGTTATAATGCTGCACCCAGATTACCAATATACACCTAAGCTTATTCACTCAATGGCTTTTCTTATAGCAAATGACGTTTATAAAGTAGTATTAGGATCGAGGATTTTAGGGAATGGTGCTCTCAATGGCGGTATGCCTTTGTATAAATATGTCGCAAATCGATGGTTAACTCTATTTCAAAATATTTTGATGAATCAAAAACTTGCCGAATACCACACTGGTTATCGTGCCTTTTCAAAAAGTATTTTACAAAAAATAAATTTCGATAAAAATTCTGATGATTTTATTTTTGATAATCAGTTGTTAGCACAAATTTGCATGATGAATTATGAAATAGCCGAAATAACTTGTCCAACAAAATATTTTGAAGAAGCATCTTCAATTAATTTTTCGAGAAGCGTCAAGTATGGAATAGGTGTAATTGAAGTATCTATAAGGTACTTTTTACACCGTAATTTTAAAGTAAAATCATTAATTTTTTTAAATGATTAA
- the gdhA gene encoding NADP-specific glutamate dehydrogenase: protein MEKNIQDFIDLVEKRNPNEPEFIQAVTEVAEVVIPFIEENPEYGADKLLERMAEPERVTMFRVPWTDDNNEVQVNRGYRIQMNSAIGPYKGGLRFHPSVNLSILKFLAFEQTFKNSLTTLPMGGGKGGSDFNPKGKSDREVMRFCQSFMTELQRVIGADTDVPAGDIGVGGREIGYLFGQYKKIRNEFTGILTGKGRSYGGSLIRPEATGYGNVYFAENMLKTRNEKIEGKTVVISGSGNVAQYAAEKIIQLGGKVVTMSDSDGFIHDETGIDGEKLAHVMYIKNEKRGRIKEYLDKYPDAKFHEDARPWSIKCDIALPCATQNELNGDEAKTLVENGCMCVGEGANMPCTPDAIEHFLDKKILFSPGKASNAGGVATSGLEMSQNSLRYSWTAEEVDNRLHSIMNDIHEACVKYGTDEDGFTDYVKGANIAGFVKVADAMLAQGIV, encoded by the coding sequence ATGGAAAAAAACATCCAAGATTTTATCGATTTAGTAGAAAAAAGGAATCCCAACGAGCCTGAATTTATTCAAGCCGTCACTGAGGTGGCTGAGGTTGTCATTCCTTTTATTGAAGAAAATCCAGAATATGGTGCAGACAAGTTACTGGAGCGCATGGCAGAGCCTGAGCGCGTGACCATGTTTAGAGTGCCATGGACAGATGATAATAACGAGGTGCAGGTAAACCGTGGTTACCGCATCCAGATGAACAGCGCAATAGGTCCTTATAAAGGTGGTTTGCGTTTTCACCCATCGGTAAACTTGAGCATTCTTAAATTTCTTGCCTTTGAGCAAACGTTTAAGAACAGTTTGACAACGCTACCTATGGGCGGCGGTAAAGGTGGATCTGACTTTAATCCTAAAGGGAAGTCTGACCGTGAGGTGATGCGTTTTTGCCAGTCCTTTATGACAGAACTGCAACGCGTGATAGGTGCTGATACTGATGTTCCAGCCGGAGATATAGGTGTAGGTGGTCGCGAGATAGGATACCTTTTTGGCCAATACAAAAAAATCAGAAATGAATTCACTGGAATTCTTACCGGTAAGGGAAGATCATACGGTGGTTCATTAATACGACCAGAGGCTACCGGTTACGGTAACGTGTACTTTGCAGAAAACATGTTAAAGACCAGAAACGAAAAAATCGAGGGCAAGACCGTCGTCATTTCTGGATCAGGAAACGTGGCGCAATACGCTGCAGAAAAGATCATACAATTGGGTGGTAAAGTAGTCACCATGTCAGACTCTGATGGATTTATCCACGACGAGACTGGAATCGATGGAGAGAAGTTAGCTCACGTCATGTACATCAAGAACGAGAAGCGTGGTCGCATCAAGGAATATCTAGATAAATATCCAGACGCAAAATTCCATGAAGATGCAAGACCATGGTCTATCAAGTGTGATATCGCCTTACCATGTGCCACTCAAAACGAGTTGAATGGTGACGAGGCAAAAACCCTTGTTGAAAATGGATGTATGTGTGTAGGTGAAGGCGCTAACATGCCTTGTACGCCAGACGCTATCGAGCACTTCCTTGATAAGAAAATCCTATTTAGCCCAGGAAAAGCCAGTAACGCTGGTGGTGTGGCAACCTCTGGACTAGAGATGTCCCAAAACTCTTTGAGATACAGCTGGACTGCCGAAGAGGTTGACAACAGACTACACAGCATCATGAACGACATTCACGAGGCATGTGTAAAATATGGAACTGACGAGGACGGTTTTACAGATTATGTAAAAGGCGCAAACATCGCTGGCTTCGTAAAGGTTGCAGACGCAATGTTAGCTCAAGGAATCGTATAG
- a CDS encoding THC0290_0291 family protein — protein sequence MNSRFAGILFLLFLSTCMNISQAQLGFSHEVGVIAGPVAFQSDYGERYDFDTNKGNVGIGIGLIHYINFAYRADCNCYSRDTYWNDHFKIRSQLAYHVTTLNHLSELAERNSIGGLQLRSMEGKAKVFEAGAHLEYYPWSIRDFQNGGYKWAPYVGLGLHYANYKPEAESSLGPLGNSITTFPTFIDRIDTDRGSTLAYVADLGVRYKLTPLSDLLISSAWHYYDDNYVDGLSPNNPNNRNDDWIWWFNIGYIYYL from the coding sequence ATGAATAGCAGGTTTGCTGGAATACTTTTTTTGCTCTTCTTGAGTACCTGCATGAATATTTCACAGGCGCAACTAGGTTTTTCTCATGAAGTAGGTGTTATCGCGGGCCCAGTTGCTTTTCAAAGCGATTACGGTGAACGTTATGACTTTGATACCAACAAAGGAAATGTTGGTATAGGAATTGGGCTGATTCACTACATCAACTTTGCCTACCGTGCAGACTGTAATTGCTACAGCCGTGACACCTACTGGAACGACCATTTCAAAATTAGATCCCAACTCGCCTATCACGTGACCACCTTAAATCACTTGAGCGAACTTGCAGAACGCAACAGTATAGGTGGTTTACAGCTACGTTCTATGGAAGGAAAGGCAAAGGTCTTTGAAGCTGGCGCACACCTGGAGTATTATCCATGGAGCATACGTGATTTCCAAAATGGTGGTTACAAATGGGCTCCATATGTAGGCTTAGGCTTACACTATGCCAACTACAAACCAGAAGCTGAAAGTTCTCTGGGACCATTAGGCAACAGTATCACTACATTTCCCACGTTCATTGATCGTATAGATACCGATCGAGGCAGTACACTGGCCTATGTAGCAGATCTAGGCGTGAGATACAAGTTGACTCCATTAAGTGATTTGTTGATCTCTTCTGCCTGGCATTATTATGATGACAACTACGTGGATGGCTTGAGTCCCAACAATCCCAATAACCGCAACGACGACTGGATCTGGTGGTTCAACATAGGTTACATCTATTATTTGTAA
- a CDS encoding cystathionine gamma-synthase: MENKTMKFNTKTIHGGQENIDPAYHSVMPPIYQTSTFKQEKIGQHPEFAYARSGNPTRTALEKSLASLENGTYGLAFGSGLAAIDAVLKLLKPSDEVLCTNDLYGGSYRLFTKIYEDFGIKFRFVGMSDASKIESFVNESTKLIWIETPTNPMMNIIDVAAVAQIAERNKLLLAVDNTFATPYLQQPLDLGADIVMHSATKYLGGHSDVVMGALVVKDQDLADRLYFIQNASGAVPGPQDCFLTLRGIKTLHVRMQRHCENGKAVAHFLKSHPKVDKVYWPGFEDHPNHNICSKQMTDYGGMVSFTTKADTRESAVQLVERLKVFTLAESLGGVESLAGHPATMTHASIPKEEREKTGIVDSLIRLSVGIEDIDDLIDDLKQALA; encoded by the coding sequence ATGGAAAACAAAACGATGAAATTCAATACCAAAACGATTCACGGCGGCCAGGAAAATATTGATCCAGCCTACCATAGTGTGATGCCACCTATATACCAGACCAGTACTTTCAAACAAGAGAAAATAGGCCAGCATCCAGAGTTTGCATATGCTCGCAGTGGCAACCCAACTAGAACGGCGTTGGAGAAGTCATTGGCCAGTTTGGAAAATGGCACGTATGGATTGGCTTTTGGATCTGGATTGGCAGCAATTGACGCGGTACTCAAATTATTGAAGCCAAGCGATGAGGTGCTTTGTACAAATGACCTATATGGTGGTTCCTATAGATTGTTTACTAAAATCTATGAGGATTTTGGGATCAAGTTTCGGTTTGTGGGAATGAGTGATGCGAGCAAGATAGAGTCTTTTGTAAATGAAAGTACAAAGCTCATCTGGATCGAGACACCTACTAATCCCATGATGAATATCATTGATGTCGCCGCAGTGGCTCAAATTGCTGAACGTAATAAATTGTTGCTCGCGGTTGACAACACTTTTGCTACTCCATACTTACAGCAACCACTGGACCTAGGTGCAGATATTGTGATGCATAGCGCTACAAAATATCTGGGCGGCCATAGCGATGTAGTCATGGGTGCGCTAGTGGTAAAGGATCAAGATCTTGCAGACAGGCTTTACTTCATCCAGAATGCCAGCGGTGCCGTTCCAGGACCTCAAGATTGTTTTTTGACACTGCGAGGTATTAAGACCCTACACGTTAGAATGCAGCGTCATTGCGAGAATGGAAAAGCGGTAGCTCACTTTCTCAAGTCTCATCCTAAAGTGGATAAAGTATACTGGCCAGGTTTTGAAGACCATCCCAACCATAATATTTGCTCAAAACAGATGACGGATTATGGCGGCATGGTGTCCTTCACTACTAAAGCAGACACCAGGGAAAGCGCCGTCCAGTTGGTAGAGCGTTTGAAAGTCTTTACGCTGGCCGAGAGCCTAGGTGGCGTGGAATCGCTCGCTGGTCATCCCGCAACCATGACCCATGCCAGTATTCCTAAAGAAGAGCGTGAAAAAACAGGAATCGTGGATTCTTTGATCCGCTTGTCTGTTGGAATTGAGGATATTGACGATCTAATTGATGATTTGAAACAGGCATTGGCCTAG
- a CDS encoding DinB family protein, with the protein MDSRFEHLLITRKHFITLIDNLTTEELNKVPKGFSNNIIWNVVHCMVTQQGLMYGLSGLEQLMSKDVILQYKHGTRPEKDLTENEITSFKNQLVPMLETTVKDYENGAFSNFKKYTTSKGYSLSSIEDSINLVNIHEGIHLGYALAIRKTL; encoded by the coding sequence ATGGATAGCAGATTTGAACATCTTCTCATCACCCGTAAACACTTTATAACATTAATAGACAACCTCACTACAGAGGAACTCAACAAGGTACCAAAAGGTTTTTCCAACAATATTATTTGGAATGTCGTGCATTGCATGGTCACCCAGCAGGGATTGATGTACGGTTTGTCTGGTTTGGAACAATTGATGTCCAAAGACGTGATCCTGCAATATAAACATGGCACCAGACCAGAGAAGGACTTAACAGAAAATGAAATTACTTCTTTTAAAAACCAGTTGGTTCCCATGTTGGAAACTACTGTAAAGGATTATGAGAATGGCGCTTTTAGCAATTTTAAAAAGTATACCACAAGTAAGGGTTATTCCCTATCATCGATTGAAGACTCCATCAATCTGGTAAACATCCATGAAGGTATTCACCTGGGATATGCACTTGCTATTAGAAAAACCCTGTAG
- a CDS encoding arsenate reductase family protein, giving the protein MENLFIYLDSCNTCQRILKELELPDTVTLQNTKEHPITKEQLEYLKKQSGSYESLFNRRAQLYRGRNLHEKDLSEADYKDLLLDHYTFIKRPILIYNDQAYIGNAKKVVAEAKKAVAND; this is encoded by the coding sequence ATGGAAAATCTATTTATCTACTTAGACAGCTGCAATACCTGTCAGCGTATTTTAAAAGAATTGGAGTTGCCAGATACTGTGACTTTACAAAACACAAAGGAACATCCTATCACAAAAGAACAACTCGAGTACCTCAAAAAACAAAGTGGTTCTTATGAATCTCTATTCAATCGTCGCGCCCAATTGTATCGCGGTCGCAACCTACATGAAAAAGACCTGAGTGAAGCTGATTATAAAGATCTGTTACTAGATCATTATACATTCATCAAACGCCCTATACTTATTTATAACGATCAAGCTTATATAGGTAATGCAAAAAAAGTGGTGGCAGAGGCAAAAAAGGCAGTAGCTAATGACTAA